ATACTAGGAGAGATATGATTAGGAACAAAGATATTTGGGACAAGGTTGAAGTGGCCCCTATGCTGGACATGATGAGGGAAGCGAGCTGAGAAGCTCCAGTGAGGAGGTGTGTGAGGTTAGCTATGGTGGGTTTGAAGAGACGTAAAAGTAGACGGAAGAAGTATTGGGTAAAGGTGATTAGACATGACATGATATATGTTATGGTCCCTGTAATGAATCTAGTCATGGGACACTGCAAGACAAATCAGAGTTAGTGTAGAGTGAACTAGGAATATGGAACGAGGTTTTCTTTTTCGTCCATCTCTTGAGTTAAAGTACTCAAAAATGGATAATTTTTGCTTAGATTTCCTGCAATAACCTGAGCTTTAAATAAGCTACTTACAAGATAAATACCCCTACAAACTAATACAAAGAAATAACTACTACTAGAATGAGAAACTACAAATAACTAGTAGAAAGAAATAAGTACTGCAAGTGACTACTTTTCCTATGTGCTTTCTGAATGTCTGGAACCGGAGAGAGGTCCTTAGAGCGATGACTATATGCTTCTTCAATCATCTTTGCGtagtttaaacaaaaaaatacagCTTGTTTGTCAAGGAGGATTGTTTTTCCCCAAAATTGAATGACATTTCAATTTACATATTCCTCTTGGTGTTATGAAGTCGAAAGATTAGTACTTTCTGGCAACATAATTAGTGTTTTCTTCTGGATTTTACAGGTACGACATTGATACATTTATCGCTCACCGGTTTCTTAGCTCTGAAGAACCTGTAAGCCATTGAACTTGgccaattatatttattttaaaaccaaCACCATGGCTATTGTAAACATTTTAGGGTCCTTATAAAGATGAAGGAGGGTCTAGgtatacttttcttttttctttcttttcatttcttGTATCTTTTGTTTATGCCAGACACATAAGTGTAGAGGGAGGATATGATGTAAACTTTTGGGGACCAACTCTGAGCTGATGATTGATATGCATATGTTACCTTCATCATAAAAGAACTAACACCATATAACCCAACAATACATTGTGGGATAGGCCAAATTATTCTTAACTAAAGTAGCTCCTAATCATATTTCTCATGTGAAATTTGTAATGTAAGCATAACTAATTGTACTTCTTCTAAGAAAATGTAATGTATTGCAGGAGGCTCTTGTGAGATTTGTGGGCTTTGGGTTAGGGGAGGATGAATGGGTAAATGTAAGGAAGGCAGTCCGTGAGCGTTCCGTTGCTCTTGAGAATTCAGAATGTAACAAAGTACAGGTTGGGGATATTATTTTGTGCTTCCAGGTACTTCTTTATCCAAAATTCTTTTCACAATGTTATcgaaaataaaaagttgaaaatttttgttttcaattcaTGATTGTCAAGAACAAAGGATTCTCTTTAGAGGATTGGTTGGGGTGTTGATAGAGAGGTAGTACAAATAAGATCATGAAACAAGTAGTGCATAACTTCTTATTTGTATCTTCTTTTCATTTTGTCTCAACTAGGAGGGTAAGGAGGAGGAAAAATATCTTGAAGCTCAAGTTATAGAAATCCAAAAGAAATTGCATGATATAAGGGGCTGCAGATGTCTCTTTGTGATTCGATACACTGGCGATGACACCGAGGTAGGTATCGGTTACATTAACAAGTTAACGTTTTTGGAGATGGACTACATTTACCAGATTTCACTTCTTCTTGCTCAGGAAACAATTCGTTTGAGGCGAATGTGTGTTCGACCAAACATATTAGGGCGTCCTTGATACAGTTTGAACTTTGAATATATAGTAACACGCTCATATGCTTAATCATAAAATTGTCTTGAGGAAGAAAGAAGTCTTACTCTATTGAGATAGTCGATCTGAACTTGCTTGGGACCAAGGCGTAGTTGTCGTATTCTATTTTATAGAAGCAAAAGAACTTTGTGAATTTGTGCTCTGGCATATAGACTATTAAGTAGGAGTACATTTAGTTTTTAGCTTTTACTTGCAAACTATGTCACTGTTATGTTAACTTCCTTTATATGGGTTTGAAATTGTTGTGTTAAAGAAAGGACTAaactatactttttttttatgggAAAACTACACAAGTTGGACCTATCAGGCAATGTATTTACCCAAATTAGTGGCAAAAAGGTTCCAAATCAAATAGCAGATACTTAGTTGTTGATCATTTCAAAGTTTCGATATGGGTATGATGTAGCACAGAGATTTGTCCATCACCAAAAAAAGGCAAATAAGACAACAAGCTTGGCTCTTGGAAGTACCATGCAGTACCAGGGTGATGCAAACGGCACCGGCTGTCCATCGCGCATGTGTTAATCAACAAAGAAAGCTACTTTACTTCAATTCGGGGAGAGAAAGAGGAATAAGCCTTTACATTGCTTGTTTCAGACTTTTTTCACCACTGGAAGAGATCTCACGTCATTGATATAACTCACTTACAAAAGCCACAAGcaggaaaaaaattaacataagaAGAGAATTTGTAAGTTGAGGCCCACCTGCAGAAGTAATGAACACCTTGAGATATGCAATTTTGCACAACCTGGTCTTAAAACCAAATGGGCAAATACTACTACAGTAGATGAGGCAAAAGTTATGCTAATAGGTTTTCAATATTTGTCCGCCTCCAATATTTTCGAGTTCATTGCCTGATAAAACATATCTTTGCAGAACCCAAAATCATTCATGTGAATGCAAGAATCAAAAGAAAGTACCAAATGGACATATATTGTTACTGCACATTACACAGCTTGCATGGAGGACAATAGTAAGGAACTGCAAAAAAGGATTCTAAGAGAAGAAGCACAACTGTAAGGATCCTCCATGAGAAGATACAGTTGCTGTAGAGGCAGGGAAAAGCAGTTTCTTTAAGGTTAAGAATGGGCTTAGCTAGAATTAGTAGGAAGAATGCTATATGCTTCATCCAATTTAGGACCCTACTCAAGTTTTGGCCAGATCTTACAATCGTTTCACAAACCAACCGAAGAGGTTAAGGGGAACTGAATTGATGACTTCCACCTGACCATAGGTCGTCTTCTTTCTTCTCTAAGGATTCTAACCCATACCATTAGACACCCATCCAAACAGGGAATCAAGAAATTTAACCTTGATTAAAGGCCAAATATTCCAAATTAACTTATATATTGTGCACAGTGTGATAAGAAACAATGAAATGACAAAAGTGATAATCTATAGGAACTTACATCCCCAAGGAACCACCTTAGGAGTAACAAGCTTCATTGTTCAACCTGCAACTCAAATCTTCCTGAAAAGAGATTACATACTTGATACAACTGTGTCAAAAATATGCATCAGACTTCAGATGTGTAGTAAAACTGTGTCAAAGGTATGTATCATCTAGAGTTTAAGAACAGAATAAGCAGACTAGTAACGTCCGCATCTAAAGTGGCTCAAAACCTTGTATAATACTCAATACCTTGGGCTCAAAATCTGCAGACATGTTGCAAGGATGCAACTCCTTCAGATTTATGAAAGATTGCATGTAGCTTTTTATAATGAGACttcaaatactaattttttaacaTCAGTAATAACAGCCCTTTTCCAGGGCTATTGTTTTGAAAACAGACATAATTAACTGGCCAGATGTATTCttataaagaaaaaacacaCTAACTAAAATATCCAAGACAAAAACCAACTACAGCACCTATTTGAGTGTACAAATGAGAGGGAGAGATATTTGTGCTGAAATTTCTCCTGTCCAATCACAAGAACTGCAGAAGTTGATCAATGAGTACACAGAGCAGTAGAGACAATCGAAGACAATCAATTAGATGCTGAACCAGCATAAAAGAATTGATTAGCATAAAGGCAAGAGGACAAAAGTCGAAAACCAGGAAAAAGGGCAAGAAGAAATAAAGAGAAGATTGATTGCCAATATTTCAACTCCTCAGCAAAAATCTCAACTTGCATTGTTCATAAAACTACAAAAGAAAGGCCGGTTTGGCTTAATCCCTAGAAAGGGGGATCTATTTGACCTATACAAACTTTGACCAATAGTAACCACcaccaccccaccccacccctaaAAATTACACTCATGAACTGACTGACAAAAATACCATCCTGGGCATCAGGAACAATCACATACTCTAATGGCCAGGGTACTTTGCAAAAATCATCTTCAGAGAAAAAAGAAGAGTCAGATTTCACAAGGATTAAATATTTCCATCCATTTCTCTCAATTAGACCAAAGATAGCAAGCACTTGTTCAAGCACTACAATAGAGAATCTCATGGCACCAATGAAAGTACTTGTAGGAACACTTTTTGTCTCAAGAAACAGTTCGCCCATAACAGACGGATGCAATGTAAAGATTCTTTGCCCATTTCTCCTGCAGACAGAAATATACACAGTTAGCTTAGAAAATAGTAGGTGCGCACACACACAGATGTGGTTTACAACGAAAAAACTAGGCAATAACTGATGCAACATCAACCTTGACATGAGTGCTGGGAAAGGCAGAGGTACGAAGTGTCTCTTGCGTTTCATCAGGAGGTTTCCTTCTTGGTATACTTAGAACAAATGCAGCTTGATCCCATGTAGCTGCAGTCGCTGTGATACGATAACCAGCATCCCACCTCTTATGGATCCCTTCACTAGGATACAGAAAATCCAATTCCACTGTCTGAAAATTCACAGAAGCACATGAATACAAAATTAGGAATTGGAAAACATCATGTACAGGACCCAAAAGAATAATAAAGAAGAAGGTTTAAACCTGATCAGAAAACCCAGACCCACGAGACATAACAATTGCCCATTTATTTCCTGAAGTTGCCATGGCAGTGACATAGAAACCCTCCTTCCATTTTTTGTTTATCCACTTAAATGGAAAGGACTCGCTGACTTTGTAAGACTGCTGCAGATACTGGGTACCTGATATTCAACGCAGAACTAAATTTAGTACCCTCTAATTCGTGGAATCACATAATAAACACATACATAGAAAATGTTCCTCCTACCCTTTGACATGACAACTAAAGAGCTCCCGTTGCTAGATCCTGCCAAAGCactaatataataattcatCTCCCATTGCTCCATAATCCATTCCTGTACCCAAACAGAAGACAGAGGATTAACCAAACTCTTTATCAGTAGTAATTGACCCATATCTGAACCAGTTAAACAGATATAGCATAATAAATGTGGATATCTGCAACATAGAGAGACCTTGTGAAGAAAACAAGGTGACAATTTGTAAACTTGATCACTAAATCCAGTCCCTGCATCCATGATTAGGGCCCACAAGGTCGAACAGCAGGCCACGCTGCTGATAAATAGACCATCCTCATTTCCTTTATCAATATGCTGCGCTAGCCTCTCATCAGCAACGTTATAGTGATACCTGCAATCCGATGTTGTAGTTGCTTTATTTTTCGAAAGccttaaataatcaaattatggCCAAAAGAGTGTATACCGTTGCTTCATCGGGCGACGACCATTGTAAACACTGATCCACTGTGTTGCGGGCATTCCCATTCGCACCTTCTTCTTTGGCTGTTCATCATCGTCGTCTTGCACTGTCAGTCTACCTCTCTTCTGTCCGACTTGATATATAAGCTATATACATCAACCACGAAATTCAGCTTCTCTCAGTGATTCAAATGAAGGAGTAACCTGGAACTAATGAAACATGCAAAATACCTTCTGTGCACCATCAGTGTTAATTGGCCTATTGTCTGGATTTGGACCTACTATCCCATCAAATAAGGAGATATATTTAGCATAATTAGGCTCTTcatcaaatttcaagttcacAACATACTCCACAAAGTGTCTGAATGGAACAGGGCAGAGTAAGCAAAGAGTTTCCGGAGAGGTTGCCATCTTTTTCTTACAGACAAGGAAACCTTTATTCTCACcctagattaaaaaaaaatcattatcaaAAAAAGGAGACTCTGTAGTAATAAATACTGCTATTAAATAGAGAAAGGTGCAGACCTGATAACCCTGCCACGGCAACTTGGCTCGGAGAAGGAAAATGAGTGTGTAAGCCAGAGATTCTAGATCATCCCTCCTGCTTCCAGTCCGTCCAAGGTGAGCATGCACACTAGCATACCTTACAGTTCCTCTGAAGCAATGAAGCAATGGTTTTCTCACTATTTATTGAATGCATGTTTAAATACAAATAGAGGATACAGAACATAAAGAAAAGATAAGGTAAACTGTTGATCATTGTACCTAAAGACATCAGGCCGCTGATCATACTCAACATGTAGACCAGTTGAAGTATCACGCCACTTTGTCGCTGAAGTATTCAAACAGGTAACAGAAGAGACATTGCATTAATAAAGCATGATGAAGATATCAAATGTAAAGATTAAGAAAGATCGACTGCACATCTATGTTTTCTTTCTAGATAAGTTCCAAAAAATTATACCTAATCCAAGATCAActagaaacaattttttctcGTCAGCAGTTCCAGGTGGTCCAAGAAGAAAGTTCTCAGGTTTTACATCCCCATGCACATACCTGGGAAAAACAGCAGCCAGAATGAGAAGACTTACTTCAGAACCAATATACAGTGTTTCCTTGAAATACTGAAATTTTTGCACCATTGTCAACACTCAACAAGATCATGTCAAATATAGTAAAGTAGTTTAGCATTTTGTGGATTCATAGACTTCGACACATAAATAGATGTAGTAAGTTAAATCTTCCGTTCTTATGATAAGTAGTTGATAACAACCACTTGTTGCAACAAGACACATTATAATTCCCTTCTATAACATCCAAATAACAATTTTCTTCTGTACAAATCCAAACTCGACTGATGTGGACTATATGCCGATTATACAGAACTTATAATCTCTAAAATAGAACACAGTATCCACATGAAGTAACATAACATTCATTTATATAAAACTTACCCTCTAGAGTGCAACTTCTCTAATATTGAGATAGCTTCAATAGCAATGCATGCTACCATTTCAGTAGACATCCTGAATTTGACAACATTAAAGATCTAACACATTTGAGTTCAAGGAAACAGCATATGATATCAAAAGATATGCTCCAGAGtacaaataatagaaaatagcTCTTACATATGGGAATTGTTGTTCCAAACATCCCATAAACTAGGACCAAGCATATCCATGACCTGCAATATTATAGGACATCAGTAATAGTAGTGGAGATTCGAAATCAAATCCAAGTAAATCAACTACATAAAGAGATAACGTACCATAATATAGTAATCACCTTGCCGTCCTTTATAATGAACACGTGGTACGCCATGACTACCACCAAGGACACTAGGTAATACAAGATAATGACATGAAGTGTAAGATAATGTTATTACCAGGTAATCAAAGTCAGAATAAAGGACCAACAGATATAATGGGAAAAAATGGAGACTTACTTGTAGACCTGCCACTCATAAGGTGGTCCATAGTTACAACCTTTGCTACTTCTATGCTCAAATTTTAAGGCAACCTAGAATCAGAAATGACAGTAGGATCAATTTGCATATCAACGAGACACCTCTCTGACATATTCAGCAGAAAAGGCGAATGAACACAAAAAGTAAAGTTCCACCTCTACAGCTCCAGGGCCAGTTCGTTCAAGAGGGTTTGTTGTATTTACTCGACGACCTACATACACTTGACCAAATCCCCCTTTACCTAGCTTCTTCTCAATCCTATAAGCAGGTGATCCACCAACCTGGACCTGTT
The DNA window shown above is from Solanum lycopersicum chromosome 11, SLM_r2.1 and carries:
- the LOC101245026 gene encoding casein kinase 1-like protein HD16, yielding MIDMRQLRSSVRKGREPIVPNVTHAPSPGKDEPDAPTRRLRRRGTGNRAGGGRKKKNDVVNSDDVVKEITLPRRTGEEVKAEEVEKMDEHESGGGSGNKELAAAEEEGSTPPLPERVQVGGSPAYRIEKKLGKGGFGQVYVGRRVNTTNPLERTGPGAVEVALKFEHRSSKGCNYGPPYEWQVYNVLGGSHGVPRVHYKGRQGDYYIMVMDMLGPSLWDVWNNNSHMMSTEMVACIAIEAISILEKLHSRGYVHGDVKPENFLLGPPGTADEKKLFLVDLGLATKWRDTSTGLHVEYDQRPDVFRGTVRYASVHAHLGRTGSRRDDLESLAYTLIFLLRAKLPWQGYQGENKGFLVCKKKMATSPETLCLLCPVPFRHFVEYVVNLKFDEEPNYAKYISLFDGIVGPNPDNRPINTDGAQKLIYQVGQKRGRLTVQDDDDEQPKKKVRMGMPATQWISVYNGRRPMKQRYHYNVADERLAQHIDKGNEDGLFISSVACCSTLWALIMDAGTGFSDQVYKLSPCFLHKEWIMEQWEMNYYISALAGSSNGSSLVVMSKGTQYLQQSYKVSESFPFKWINKKWKEGFYVTAMATSGNKWAIVMSRGSGFSDQTVELDFLYPSEGIHKRWDAGYRITATAATWDQAAFVLSIPRRKPPDETQETLRTSAFPSTHVKEKWAKNLYIASVCYGRTVS